In Merismopedia glauca CCAP 1448/3, the genomic stretch GTGAAGAGGGCGGGTTTTGTTTGATATTGATAACTTCGGATTAATTTGTTTGCTAAACCCGCCCCTACAAACCCTCCCATACAAATATGTGGTTGAATAATTTTCACCAACCAGTTCAGGATAATAATTATGTGGCAAGGTTCGATTATTTTGATAATTCTGGTAGTCATAAGTCCCTTTTTAGGGCGCTATATGGCTCAAGTATTTTTAGGTGAAAAGACTTGGCTAGATCCAATTACTAAACCTATAGAACGATTAATCTATCAGATTTCCGGCTTTAATCCTCAAGTATCAATGACAGGCAAACAGTATGCCATAGCCGTTATTTCTAGTAATTTGAGTATGGGAGTTTTGGTATTTATTATATTAGCCTCTCAGAAGTTTTTACCGTTCAATTCTACTGATTTAAATGCCCCTGCTTGGGATTTGAATTTACATACAGTTATTTCCTTTGTCACTAATACCGATCAACAGCATTATTCTGGAGAAACTACCTTAAGTTATACCAGTCAGGTATTAGGAATGGGGTTTTTAATGTTTACCTCTGCTGCTACCGGAATTGCGGTAGCTATAGCTTTTATTCGGGGCTTAACTGGAAAAGCTCTAGGTAACTTTTATGTAGATCTAACTCTAGCAATTACCCGCATTCTGTTACCAATTTCTGTAGTAGGAGGATTAGTTTTATTAGCCGCAGGAGTTCCTGAAACTTTAGCCAATCCAGTGACAGTTAAAACTTTAGAAGGGGCGACTCAATACATTGCTAGAGGTCCTGTGGCTCATTTTGAAATCATCAAACAACTAGGTGAAAATGGGGGCGGATTTTTTGGAATTAATTCGGCGCACCCGTTTGAGAATCCCAATAATCTTACTAACTTACTAGAAACGATCGCGATGCTGGTAATTCCAGCCGGAATGATTTTTACATATGGGGCGATCGCAGGTAATTTAAAACAAGCTTGGTTACTATTTGTGATGGTCTTAATCTTGTTTGCAATTCTTTTAGTAGTTTCGATTCAATCCGAACAAATAGGGAATCCATTAGTTAATTCATTACTCCCCCAACCCAGTGCAAATTTAGAAGGGAAAGAAGTCAGATTTGGAGCAGTTTTAACAGCAATTTGGGCAGTTGCAACTACTGGAACTATGTGCGGTGCGGTGAATGGAATGCATGATTCTCTGATGCCTGGAAGTAATATAGTCACCATGTTTAACTTGTTTTTGCAAATAGTTTGGGGAGGGCAAGGTACGGGTACATCTTACCTATTTATCTTCTTGATTTTAACTGTATTTTTAACTGGTTTAATGGTAGGAAGAACCCCAGAATTCTTAGGTAGAAAAATCGAAAAACGGGAGATAGTTTTAGCTAGCGTCATCTTATTAGTTCACCCAATTGCAATTTTAATACCTGGTGCGATCGCCATTGCTTTTCCCGATACCCTCGCTAAAATCAGTAACCCTGGATTTCACGGATATATGCAAGTTATCTACGAATACGCTTCCGCAGCAGCTAATAATGGTTCTGGCTTAGAAGGATTGGGAGATAACACCCTCTGGTGGAATTTATCGACTAGTTTAGTCTTG encodes the following:
- the kdpA gene encoding potassium-transporting ATPase subunit KdpA is translated as MWQGSIILIILVVISPFLGRYMAQVFLGEKTWLDPITKPIERLIYQISGFNPQVSMTGKQYAIAVISSNLSMGVLVFIILASQKFLPFNSTDLNAPAWDLNLHTVISFVTNTDQQHYSGETTLSYTSQVLGMGFLMFTSAATGIAVAIAFIRGLTGKALGNFYVDLTLAITRILLPISVVGGLVLLAAGVPETLANPVTVKTLEGATQYIARGPVAHFEIIKQLGENGGGFFGINSAHPFENPNNLTNLLETIAMLVIPAGMIFTYGAIAGNLKQAWLLFVMVLILFAILLVVSIQSEQIGNPLVNSLLPQPSANLEGKEVRFGAVLTAIWAVATTGTMCGAVNGMHDSLMPGSNIVTMFNLFLQIVWGGQGTGTSYLFIFLILTVFLTGLMVGRTPEFLGRKIEKREIVLASVILLVHPIAILIPGAIAIAFPDTLAKISNPGFHGYMQVIYEYASAAANNGSGLEGLGDNTLWWNLSTSLVLLAGRYLPLIALIFLAEGMANKQPVPETIGTLRTDTTLFTGITAGVILILGALTFLPVLALGPIAEGFAIFK